A stretch of the Phyllopteryx taeniolatus isolate TA_2022b chromosome 5, UOR_Ptae_1.2, whole genome shotgun sequence genome encodes the following:
- the scamp2 gene encoding secretory carrier-associated membrane protein 2 isoform X1: protein MSAFDDNPFAESAGVNPFNDPAVTQVTNSSVESVDQYNPFPATSLASQTTPASTSPYQPAVLQPSSEPSPQATAASAQAILLRQQEELDRKATELDRREQELQNQGSSGKQNNWPPLPKSFPIKPCFYQDFSEEIPNEYQRVCKMMYYLWMFNCVTLFLNMLACLAYFTTSSSYGVDFGLSILWLILFAPCSFLCWYRPVYNAFKTDSSFSFFFFFFVFFCQVAIFIIQSVGIPKWGNSGWIAAFSVISSSKAVGAIMIIVAILFTICAVMSVVLLKMVHGMYRRTGASFHKAQQEFSQGIFTNKTFQSAAASTASSAAQGTFQTNN, encoded by the exons ATGTCGGCGTTTGATGACAACCCCTTCGCCGAGTCAGCTGGCGTCAACCCCTTCAAT GACCCAGCTGTCACACAGGTGACAAACTCCAGCGTCGAATCCGTTGACCAGTACAACCCTTTCCCTGCCACG agCCTGGCTAGTCAGACCACTCCAGCCTCCACATCCCCCTACCAACCGGCGGTGCTACAGCCATCCTCAGAGCCCAGTCCACAG GCGACCGCCGCTTCAGCACAGGCCATCCTGCTGAGGCAGCAGGAGGAGCTGGATAGGAAAGCTACCGAGCTGGACCGCAGAGAGCAGGAGCTCCAGAACCAAGGCTCCTCAG GTAAACAAAATAACTGGCCTCCGCTCCCCAAGAGTTTCCCCATCAAGCCGTGTTTCTATCAGGACTTCTCAGAGGAGATTCCCAATGAGTACCAGAGGGTTTGCAAGATGATGTACTACCTCTGGATGT TCAACTGCGTGACGCTTTTCCTCAACATGCTGGCATGTCTGGCCTACTTCACCACGTCGTCTTCCTACGGTGTTGACTTTGGCCTCTCCATCCTCTGGCTCATCCTTTTCGCTCCCTGCTCCTTTCTCTGCTGGTACCGGCCCGTCTACAATGCCTTCAA GACTGACAGCTCcttcagcttcttcttcttcttctttgtcttcttctgCCAAGTGGCCATCTTCATCATTCAGTCGGTGGGCATCCCCAAGTGGGGCAACAG TGGTTGGATCGCCGCCTTCTCGGTCATCAGCTCATCCAAAGCAGTGGGCGCCATCATGATCATTGTGGCCATCCTCTTCACAATCTGCGCCGTCATGTCTGTCGTCCTCCTTAAGATG GTTCACGGCATGTACCGCCGGACTGGGGCCAGCTTCCACAAGGCCCAGCAGGAATTCTCGCAGGGCATCTTCACCAACAAAACCTTCCAAAGTGCCGCCGCCAGCACAGCGTCCTCCGCAGCGCAGGGAACTTTCCAGACAAACAACTAG
- the scamp2 gene encoding secretory carrier-associated membrane protein 2 isoform X2, with the protein MSAFDDNPFAESAGVNPFNDPAVTQVTNSSVESVDQYNPFPATSLASQTTPASTSPYQPAVLQPSSEPSPQATAASAQAILLRQQEELDRKATELDRREQELQNQGSSGKQNNWPPLPKSFPIKPCFYQDFSEEIPNEYQRVCKMMYYLWMFNCVTLFLNMLACLAYFTTSSSYGVDFGLSILWLILFAPCSFLCWYRPVYNAFKTDSSFSFFFFFFVFFCQVAIFIIQSVGIPKWGNSLSTAFLPWLDRRLLGHQLIQSSGRHHDHCGHPLHNLRRHVCRPP; encoded by the exons ATGTCGGCGTTTGATGACAACCCCTTCGCCGAGTCAGCTGGCGTCAACCCCTTCAAT GACCCAGCTGTCACACAGGTGACAAACTCCAGCGTCGAATCCGTTGACCAGTACAACCCTTTCCCTGCCACG agCCTGGCTAGTCAGACCACTCCAGCCTCCACATCCCCCTACCAACCGGCGGTGCTACAGCCATCCTCAGAGCCCAGTCCACAG GCGACCGCCGCTTCAGCACAGGCCATCCTGCTGAGGCAGCAGGAGGAGCTGGATAGGAAAGCTACCGAGCTGGACCGCAGAGAGCAGGAGCTCCAGAACCAAGGCTCCTCAG GTAAACAAAATAACTGGCCTCCGCTCCCCAAGAGTTTCCCCATCAAGCCGTGTTTCTATCAGGACTTCTCAGAGGAGATTCCCAATGAGTACCAGAGGGTTTGCAAGATGATGTACTACCTCTGGATGT TCAACTGCGTGACGCTTTTCCTCAACATGCTGGCATGTCTGGCCTACTTCACCACGTCGTCTTCCTACGGTGTTGACTTTGGCCTCTCCATCCTCTGGCTCATCCTTTTCGCTCCCTGCTCCTTTCTCTGCTGGTACCGGCCCGTCTACAATGCCTTCAA GACTGACAGCTCcttcagcttcttcttcttcttctttgtcttcttctgCCAAGTGGCCATCTTCATCATTCAGTCGGTGGGCATCCCCAAGTGGGGCAACAG CCTCTCCACTGCCTTTCTTCCT TGGTTGGATCGCCGCCTTCTCGGTCATCAGCTCATCCAAAGCAGTGGGCGCCATCATGATCATTGTGGCCATCCTCTTCACAATCTGCGCCGTCATGTCTGTCGTCCTCCTTAA